A DNA window from Micromonospora sp. NBC_01739 contains the following coding sequences:
- the alr gene encoding alanine racemase translates to MWQAEVRVDLDAIRENVSRLRAGTSAELMAVVKADGYGHGMLPVAHAALEAGASWLGVCTLDEALALRAAGIEAPVLAWLLVPGLPLHTGIAAEVDLGVASLPQLEEMTEASRQAQRPARVHLKIDTGLSRGGAILDDWPALLDAAAKAQADGLVEVVGVWSHFVYADSPGHPTTDRQLAVFHEGLAMVERAGLRPRYRHLANSAATLTRPDTHFDLVRPGLAVYGLSPVAGESHGLRPAMTARARVMLTKRVPAGTGVSYGHTYTTGSDANLAVVPLGYADGVPRHASNTGPVQLGGRRRTISGRVCMDQFVLDCGDDPVAAGDVATLFGSGAEGEPTADDWAEAVGTINYEIVTRFGSTRVPRVYDGVTT, encoded by the coding sequence ATGTGGCAGGCCGAGGTGCGCGTGGATCTGGACGCGATCCGGGAGAACGTGAGTCGGCTGCGTGCCGGCACCAGCGCCGAACTGATGGCGGTGGTGAAGGCCGACGGCTACGGCCACGGGATGCTTCCGGTTGCGCACGCCGCCCTCGAAGCGGGGGCCTCCTGGCTCGGGGTCTGCACCCTGGACGAGGCGCTGGCCCTGCGCGCGGCCGGCATCGAGGCCCCGGTCCTGGCCTGGCTGCTGGTGCCGGGTTTACCCCTGCACACCGGCATAGCGGCCGAGGTGGATCTGGGGGTGGCGAGTCTGCCGCAACTGGAGGAGATGACTGAGGCGAGTCGACAGGCGCAACGGCCCGCCCGGGTGCACCTGAAGATCGACACCGGGTTGTCCCGGGGTGGGGCGATCCTCGACGACTGGCCGGCCCTGCTGGACGCCGCCGCCAAGGCCCAGGCCGACGGTCTGGTCGAGGTGGTCGGGGTGTGGAGCCACTTCGTGTACGCGGACTCACCCGGTCATCCGACCACGGACCGGCAGTTGGCGGTCTTCCACGAGGGGCTGGCCATGGTCGAGCGGGCCGGACTGCGTCCCCGCTACCGCCACCTGGCCAACTCGGCGGCCACCCTGACCCGGCCGGACACCCACTTCGACCTGGTCCGCCCGGGGCTGGCGGTGTACGGGCTCTCCCCGGTGGCCGGGGAGAGCCACGGGCTGCGTCCGGCGATGACCGCCCGGGCCCGGGTGATGCTGACCAAGCGGGTCCCGGCCGGCACCGGGGTCTCCTACGGCCACACGTACACCACCGGCAGCGACGCGAACCTGGCGGTGGTGCCCCTGGGGTACGCCGACGGGGTGCCCCGGCACGCCTCCAACACCGGCCCGGTGCAGCTCGGTGGACGCCGCCGGACCATCTCCGGGCGGGTCTGCATGGACCAGTTCGTCCTGGACTGCGGCGACGACCCGGTGGCCGCCGGTGACGTGGCCACCCTCTTCGGCAGCGGTGCCGAGGGGGAACCCACCGCGGACGACTGGGCCGAGGCGGTCGGCACCATCAACTACGAGATCGTCACCCGCTTCGGCAGCACCCGGGTTCCCCGGGTCTACGACGGGGTGACCACATGA
- the ung gene encoding uracil-DNA glycosylase, giving the protein MPDDLTPLDLPALLPEAWREVLTPHLDPARTAALGEFVAKEYATGTVFPPVEDLFSAYRLCAPADCRVLILGQDPYHRVGQAHGLSFSVREGVSVPPSLRNVFKELGEDLGVPKPRSGNLDGWAAQGVLLLNSVLTVRQGAPGSHANRGWEEFTDATIHALDALESRVVFLLWGGYARKKAALVSNPQHVVLEAGHPSPMNPRGFLGSRPFSAANKALADAGLPTIVWERTAG; this is encoded by the coding sequence ATGCCCGACGATCTCACCCCCCTGGACCTGCCCGCACTGCTGCCGGAGGCCTGGCGGGAGGTGCTGACCCCGCACCTCGACCCGGCCCGCACGGCCGCGCTGGGCGAGTTCGTCGCCAAGGAGTACGCCACCGGCACGGTCTTCCCGCCGGTGGAGGACCTGTTCTCCGCCTACCGGCTGTGCGCCCCGGCGGACTGCCGGGTGCTGATCCTGGGCCAGGACCCCTACCACCGGGTGGGTCAGGCGCACGGGCTGAGCTTCAGCGTGCGTGAGGGGGTGTCCGTGCCGCCGTCGCTGCGCAACGTCTTCAAGGAGTTGGGCGAGGACCTGGGGGTGCCCAAGCCGCGCAGCGGCAACCTGGACGGCTGGGCCGCGCAGGGCGTGCTGCTGCTCAATTCGGTGTTGACGGTGCGGCAGGGTGCCCCGGGCTCGCACGCGAACCGGGGTTGGGAGGAGTTCACCGACGCCACCATCCATGCCCTCGACGCGCTGGAGTCCCGGGTGGTCTTCCTGCTCTGGGGCGGTTACGCGCGTAAGAAGGCGGCGCTGGTCAGCAACCCGCAGCACGTGGTGCTGGAGGCGGGGCATCCGAGCCCGATGAACCCGCGTGGCTTCCTCGGCAGCCGGCCGTTCAGCGCCGCCAACAAGGCGCTCGCCGACGCCGGCCTGCCCACCATCGTCTGGGAGCGTACGGCCGGCTAG
- a CDS encoding alpha/beta fold hydrolase has translation MSNRFHIPRPRTAAGRAAGLVGAALGVAAAATAVGVATERALVRRLKADPADRYADEVFGRQRYDEAYRLEMPDGTDIHVEVVEPTRPVEGNPTVVLVHGFCLDMGTFHFQRKLLAERGEHRIVAYDQPGHGRSGRLESGEYDLDALGHTLRRVIDEVAAEGPLVLVGHSMGGMTIMALAELYPEMFGDRVVGTVLMATSGGLLAETKLVAPALLGRVSSPVLYMAGNVTRYGGSVIDRARRSTTNVAWLLTRKYGFGTDNPSPALVSYVEQMNSRTSADTVTRYLRTIATHSRFPALAALEGTPVLVIVGDKDMITPVNHSEEIVRRLPHAEFVKIHDSGHVVMLEHADEVNEALLGFLGNYGPGSA, from the coding sequence ATGAGCAACCGTTTCCACATCCCCAGGCCACGCACGGCGGCGGGCCGGGCCGCAGGTCTGGTGGGTGCGGCCCTCGGGGTGGCCGCCGCGGCGACCGCGGTCGGGGTCGCCACCGAGCGGGCCCTGGTCCGTCGACTGAAGGCCGACCCCGCCGACCGGTACGCCGACGAGGTCTTCGGCCGGCAGCGGTACGACGAGGCGTACCGGCTGGAGATGCCGGACGGTACGGACATCCATGTCGAGGTGGTCGAGCCGACCCGCCCGGTCGAGGGCAACCCGACCGTGGTGCTGGTGCACGGTTTCTGCCTGGACATGGGCACCTTCCATTTCCAACGCAAGCTGCTCGCCGAGCGGGGCGAGCACCGCATCGTCGCGTACGACCAGCCCGGTCACGGCCGTTCGGGTCGGCTGGAGAGCGGGGAGTACGACCTGGACGCCCTCGGCCACACCCTGCGCCGGGTCATCGACGAGGTGGCGGCCGAGGGGCCGCTGGTGCTGGTCGGCCACTCGATGGGCGGGATGACCATCATGGCGCTGGCCGAGCTGTATCCGGAGATGTTCGGCGACCGGGTGGTGGGCACCGTGCTGATGGCCACCTCGGGCGGGTTACTGGCGGAGACGAAGCTGGTGGCCCCGGCCCTGCTGGGACGGGTGAGCAGCCCGGTGCTGTACATGGCCGGCAATGTCACCCGGTATGGCGGGTCGGTGATCGACCGGGCCCGCCGGTCGACCACGAATGTGGCCTGGCTGCTGACCCGCAAGTACGGCTTCGGTACGGACAACCCCAGTCCGGCGCTGGTGTCGTACGTGGAGCAGATGAACTCGCGTACCTCAGCGGACACGGTGACCCGCTACCTGCGGACGATCGCCACCCACTCGCGGTTTCCGGCGCTGGCGGCGCTGGAGGGTACTCCGGTGCTGGTGATCGTCGGGGACAAGGACATGATCACACCCGTGAATCATTCCGAGGAGATCGTCCGGCGGCTGCCGCACGCCGAGTTCGTCAAGATCCACGACAGTGGGCATGTGGTGATGCTGGAGCACGCCGACGAGGTGAACGAGGCCCTGCTGGGGTTCCTCGGCAACTACGGGCCGGGATCCGCGTGA
- the tsaD gene encoding tRNA (adenosine(37)-N6)-threonylcarbamoyltransferase complex transferase subunit TsaD produces the protein MADEPLILGIETSCDETGVGIVRGHTLLADALASSVDQHARFGGVVPEVASRAHLEAIVPTMQRALTSAGVTLADIDAIAVTSGPGLAGALLVGVAAAKGYAVAAEKPVYGVNHLAAHVAVDTLEHGPLPEPAVALLVSGGHSSLLMVDDLARGVTPLGATIDDAAGEAFDKIARLLGLPFPGGPYIDREARSGDPAAIAFPRGLTAAKDLANHRYDFSFSGLKTAVARWVEARQRAGEAVPVADVAASFQEAVCDVLVAKALDACRSNGIETLVIGGGVAANSRLRAMAEQRAARHGIRVRVPRPGLCTDNGAMVAALGSHLVAAGVAPSRLDLPADSAMPLTTVSV, from the coding sequence ATGGCTGATGAACCGTTGATCCTCGGCATCGAGACCTCGTGCGACGAGACCGGGGTCGGCATCGTACGCGGACACACCCTGCTGGCGGACGCCCTGGCCTCCAGCGTCGACCAGCACGCCCGCTTCGGTGGGGTGGTGCCGGAGGTGGCCAGCCGGGCCCACCTGGAGGCCATCGTGCCGACCATGCAGCGGGCCCTGACCTCCGCGGGGGTGACCCTGGCCGACATCGACGCGATCGCGGTGACCTCCGGCCCCGGCCTGGCCGGTGCCCTGCTGGTCGGGGTGGCCGCCGCCAAGGGTTACGCGGTGGCCGCCGAGAAGCCGGTGTACGGGGTCAACCACCTGGCCGCCCACGTGGCCGTGGACACCCTGGAGCACGGTCCGCTGCCCGAACCGGCGGTGGCGCTGCTGGTCTCCGGGGGGCACTCCTCCCTGCTGATGGTCGACGACCTGGCCCGGGGGGTGACCCCCCTGGGTGCCACCATCGACGACGCGGCCGGTGAGGCCTTCGACAAGATCGCCCGACTGCTCGGGCTGCCCTTCCCCGGTGGTCCGTACATCGACCGGGAGGCCCGCTCGGGTGACCCGGCGGCCATCGCCTTTCCGCGCGGGCTGACCGCCGCCAAGGATCTGGCCAACCATCGCTACGACTTCTCCTTCTCCGGGCTGAAGACCGCGGTGGCCCGCTGGGTGGAGGCCCGACAGCGAGCCGGTGAAGCCGTTCCGGTCGCCGATGTCGCCGCCTCCTTCCAGGAGGCGGTCTGTGACGTGCTGGTGGCCAAGGCGTTGGACGCCTGCCGCAGCAACGGCATCGAGACCCTGGTGATCGGTGGGGGAGTGGCGGCCAACTCGCGGCTGCGGGCGATGGCCGAGCAGCGTGCGGCCCGCCACGGCATCCGGGTACGGGTGCCCCGACCGGGGTTGTGCACCGACAATGGCGCGATGGTGGCCGCGCTCGGCTCCCACCTGGTCGCCGCCGGGGTCGCGCCGAGCCGACTGGATCTGCCGGCGGATTCGGCGATGCCGCTGACCACGGTCAGCGTCTAG
- the rimI gene encoding ribosomal protein S18-alanine N-acetyltransferase codes for MTEVRLDRFRWWHIEQVLPIEADLFGAEQWSAAMFWNELANGHHYRVATDEQGGVLGYAGLAVAPPDEAWVQNIAVRREAQRRGIGRLLLEELLAEAGRRGLRSVLLEVAADNAPAQRLYATYGFEPIGVRRGYYQPSNTDALVMQRIEEARPHG; via the coding sequence GTGACCGAGGTACGGCTGGACCGGTTCCGCTGGTGGCACATCGAGCAGGTACTCCCCATCGAGGCGGACCTCTTCGGCGCCGAACAGTGGTCCGCCGCGATGTTCTGGAACGAACTGGCCAACGGGCACCACTACCGGGTCGCCACGGACGAGCAGGGTGGGGTGCTCGGCTACGCCGGGCTGGCCGTGGCCCCGCCGGACGAGGCCTGGGTGCAGAACATCGCGGTACGCCGGGAGGCCCAGCGGCGGGGGATCGGGCGACTGCTGCTGGAGGAGTTGCTGGCCGAGGCGGGACGACGCGGCCTGCGGTCCGTGCTCCTGGAGGTCGCCGCGGACAACGCGCCGGCCCAGCGGCTCTACGCCACCTACGGCTTCGAACCGATCGGGGTACGCCGTGGCTACTACCAACCGAGCAACACGGACGCACTGGTGATGCAGCGGATCGAGGAGGCGAGACCCCATGGCTGA
- the tsaB gene encoding tRNA (adenosine(37)-N6)-threonylcarbamoyltransferase complex dimerization subunit type 1 TsaB: MLVLVVDSSTPAVTAALVEVTADGVTTRAHRCTVDARAHGELLAPQVDGVLADLGARPADLGAIVAGLGPGPFTGLRVGLVTAATMAQVLDIPAYGVCSLDAIGHPAAAGEPVLAASDARRREIYWAIYDGAGQRLVGPEVSAPGVAAQRARDLAVTVAVGDGAHRYADQLGLPLRAEPRYPEANALATLAAERIRAGAPGDPLTPLYLRRPDAVAATARKSVLP, translated from the coding sequence GTGCTCGTACTGGTGGTGGACAGCTCGACCCCGGCGGTGACGGCGGCGCTGGTAGAGGTCACCGCCGACGGCGTCACGACCCGGGCGCACCGGTGCACGGTCGATGCCCGGGCGCACGGCGAACTGCTGGCCCCACAGGTGGACGGGGTGCTCGCCGACCTCGGTGCCCGCCCGGCCGACCTGGGTGCGATCGTCGCCGGGCTCGGCCCCGGCCCGTTCACCGGGCTGCGGGTGGGGCTGGTCACCGCAGCCACCATGGCCCAGGTGCTCGACATCCCGGCGTACGGAGTCTGCTCCCTGGACGCCATCGGTCACCCGGCGGCGGCCGGGGAACCGGTGCTGGCGGCGAGCGACGCGCGCCGCCGGGAGATCTACTGGGCGATCTACGACGGGGCCGGTCAACGGCTGGTCGGGCCGGAGGTCTCCGCGCCCGGGGTCGCCGCCCAACGGGCCCGCGACCTGGCTGTGACGGTCGCGGTCGGCGACGGCGCGCACCGCTACGCCGACCAGCTCGGGCTGCCCCTGCGGGCCGAGCCGCGCTACCCGGAGGCGAACGCCCTGGCCACCCTGGCCGCCGAGCGGATCCGGGCCGGGGCCCCCGGGGACCCGTTGACCCCGCTGTACCTGCGTCGGCCGGACGCCGTGGCGGCGACCGCCCGCAAGTCGGTCCTGCCGTGA
- the tsaE gene encoding tRNA (adenosine(37)-N6)-threonylcarbamoyltransferase complex ATPase subunit type 1 TsaE, whose translation MRVTRFVLPTAADTHAFGRRLAGLLRTGDLVLLSGPLGAGKTALTQGIGAGLGVLGDITSPTFVIARVHRPDPEAGRGVALVHADAYRLGDATDPRAEIDDLDLDASVDESVTVVEWGEGLVEQLTDAHLWVRLDRRDDDTRVAELVPVGGDWARRLTALD comes from the coding sequence ATCCGCGTGACCCGGTTCGTCCTGCCGACGGCCGCCGACACCCACGCCTTCGGTCGGCGGCTGGCCGGGTTGCTGCGTACCGGCGATCTGGTGCTGCTCTCCGGTCCGTTGGGTGCCGGCAAGACCGCCCTGACCCAGGGGATCGGGGCCGGCCTGGGGGTGCTCGGTGACATCACCTCGCCGACCTTCGTGATCGCCCGGGTGCACCGGCCCGATCCGGAGGCGGGGCGGGGGGTGGCCCTGGTGCACGCCGACGCGTACCGGCTCGGCGACGCTACCGATCCCCGGGCCGAGATCGACGACCTGGACCTGGACGCCTCCGTCGACGAGTCGGTGACCGTGGTCGAGTGGGGGGAGGGGCTGGTCGAGCAGTTGACCGACGCGCACCTGTGGGTCCGGCTGGACCGGCGCGACGACGACACCCGGGTAGCGGAACTGGTGCCGGTCGGTGGCGACTGGGCGCGGCGGCTGACCGCCCTGGACTGA
- a CDS encoding glycoside hydrolase family 11 protein: protein MNEVPTHRKSRRRGRIRMLAAAAFAAVLATTGTIAISASPAHAEADRQVCSNTEGTHNGFFFSFWKDSGDACMVLRENGRYSSSWNRSTNNWVGGKGWNPGTRRTITYSGNYNPGNNNTYLALYGWTRNPLVEYYIVENFGSYNPSSGATRLGSITTDGGTYDILRSQRVNAPSIDGTQTFYQYWSVRQQKRSSGTITTANHFDAWARVGLNLGNHYYQIMATEGYQSQGSSDITLSEGGNSDPGNPGNPGNPTTPPPSGGSGQMIVGQQSGRCLDVPNSSTSNGTQIQLYDCWGGANQRFTHTSSRQLTVNGKCLDAANQGTSNGTRVTIYDCHGGANQQWNINSNGTITGVQSGLCLDAGGSGNGALLQLYSCWGGANQQWSRRN, encoded by the coding sequence ATGAACGAAGTCCCCACTCACCGTAAGAGCCGCCGACGCGGCCGCATCAGGATGCTGGCTGCCGCCGCATTCGCCGCAGTGTTGGCCACCACCGGCACCATCGCGATCTCGGCCAGCCCCGCCCACGCCGAGGCCGACCGGCAGGTCTGCTCGAACACGGAAGGCACCCACAACGGGTTCTTCTTCTCGTTCTGGAAGGACAGCGGCGACGCCTGCATGGTGTTGCGTGAGAACGGCCGCTACTCCAGCTCGTGGAACAGGAGCACCAACAACTGGGTCGGCGGCAAGGGCTGGAACCCCGGAACCCGCCGCACGATCACCTACTCGGGCAACTACAACCCGGGCAACAACAACACCTACCTCGCCCTGTACGGCTGGACCCGCAACCCGCTGGTCGAGTACTACATCGTCGAGAACTTCGGCAGCTACAACCCGAGCAGCGGCGCCACCCGGCTCGGCAGCATCACCACCGACGGCGGCACGTACGACATCCTCCGCAGCCAGCGGGTCAACGCCCCGTCGATCGACGGCACCCAGACGTTCTACCAGTACTGGAGCGTCCGGCAGCAGAAGCGCAGCAGTGGCACCATCACCACCGCCAACCACTTCGACGCCTGGGCCCGCGTCGGCCTGAACCTGGGCAACCACTACTACCAGATCATGGCCACCGAGGGTTACCAGAGCCAGGGAAGCTCCGACATCACCCTGTCGGAAGGCGGTAACTCCGACCCCGGCAACCCGGGCAACCCGGGCAACCCGACCACCCCGCCGCCCAGTGGCGGCAGCGGCCAGATGATCGTCGGTCAGCAGTCCGGCCGGTGCCTGGACGTGCCGAACTCGAGCACCAGCAACGGCACCCAGATCCAGTTGTATGACTGCTGGGGTGGCGCGAACCAGCGGTTCACCCACACCTCGAGCCGGCAGCTGACGGTGAACGGCAAGTGCCTGGACGCCGCGAATCAGGGCACCAGCAACGGTACGCGGGTGACCATCTACGACTGCCACGGCGGCGCGAACCAGCAGTGGAACATCAACTCCAACGGCACGATCACCGGAGTGCAGTCAGGGCTGTGCCTCGACGCCGGTGGCAGCGGTAACGGGGCGCTTCTCCAGCTGTACAGCTGCTGGGGTGGAGCCAACCAGCAGTGGAGCCGCCGCAACTGA